A genomic window from Gossypium hirsutum isolate 1008001.06 chromosome D12, Gossypium_hirsutum_v2.1, whole genome shotgun sequence includes:
- the LOC107947660 gene encoding uncharacterized protein codes for MVSTDTIDYHSLFDLPSFPLNGSSLDYNNLQALLNNKQTPEENPVVDHQPTCQNQLLGTQFQSCLSFGPNLEQGYEESCNNLNGFELKNEECQVVTKYLRRNFSFQPCFDPLMASENFQGQALSMPQNTCNGDLENMNQKSYEEAQTPFKVGRYNPEERQERISKYRAKRNQRNFNKTIKYACRKTLADSRPRIRGRFARNDEAIEIPKAACSTRDEEEDDLWVLHEVEDDETLARGDFMNSFCQNQFQYHHGYF; via the exons ATGGTTTCCACTGATACCATTGATTATCACTCATTGTTTGATCTTCCTTCCTTTCCTCTCAACGGTTCTTCATTAGATTATAACAATCTTCAAGCTTTATTGAACAATAAACAAACCCCAGAAGAAAACCCAGTTGTTGATCATCAACCCACTTGCCAAAACCAATTACTTGGAACCCAGTTCCAGTCTTGTTTGTCATTTGGTCCGAATTTAGAACAGGGGTATGAAGAAAGTTGCAACAACTTGAATGGCTTTGAACTTAAAAATGAAGAATGTCAAGTGGTAACAAAGTACTTGCGAAGAAACTTTTCATTTCAACCTTGTTTCGATCCTCTCATGGCGTCAGAGAATTTTCAAGGCCAAGCTTTGAGCATGCCCCAAAACACCTGCAATGGAGATTTAGAG AATATGAACCAAAAGTCATATGAGGAAGCACAAACACCCTTTAAAGTAGGACGTTACAACCCAGAAGAGAGACAAGAAAGGATTTCCAAGTACAGAGCAAAGCGCAATCAAAGGAACTTCAACAAAACAATTAAG TATGCATGCCGCAAAACACTAGCCGACAGCCGTCCTCGTATACGTGGCAGATTCGCACGCAACGATGAAGCTATTGAGATTCCCAAAGCTGCATGTTCAACCAGagatgaagaggaagatgatttatGG GTATTGcatgaggttgaagatgatgaaacaCTAGCAAGAGGAGATTTTATGAACAGTTTCtgtcaaaatcaatttcaatacCACCATGGCTACTTCTGA